Proteins encoded within one genomic window of Formosa agariphila KMM 3901:
- a CDS encoding TAT-variant-translocated molybdopterin oxidoreductase, producing the protein MSSNKKYWKSVEELNEDSSIVEALKQNEFVAEIPADEFLGDKATLESSSTSRRDFLKYVGFSTAAASLAACEGPVIKSIPYVVQPEQIIPGVANYYATTIADGFDFASVLVKTREGRPIKIENNSLAKTNGSANARVNASVLGLYDSLRVQGPTKGGSPVSWNDFNSEVASKLSSLSSAGKEIVLLTQTFASPSTERLINTFKEKYGNVRHVVYDAISESAALDAYQAKYGRRGLANYNFAQAETIVSFGADFIGDWQGGGYDAGYSKGRIPQDGKMSKHIQFEANMSLTGANADKRVPSTPSQQKIALAKLYGYIVGSSVAGTLPEHIEAAVKTTAAQLKKAGAAGVVVTGIQDVNAQALVLEINTALGSRAFKPRVPVLTRQGNDKDVAQLVADMNSGRIGGIIMSGVNPLYSLPNAAQFAEGLKKTELAVTFSMKSDETASQTEYLAAAPHYLESWGDVELKRGHYALTQPTIRPLFDTKQFQDALLTWTDNSMSYHDYIKETWNASILGGASFNQAIHDGSFIAGSLGALVNGVSKETVEEVKTTLKEKKQRTWAGGVIHDAAVGIGLAKEDKDEYVTSKTSKTVSNGNGILGGEGFVINEISGAAVASALVSSANADGLELVLYSKTGMGDGQQANNPWLQEFPDPITRTSWDNYLTVSKADAEALGLMNKHVANGGLNGSYASVTVDGYTLEKVPVLIQPGQAKGSVGLSFGYGRTAGLKEEMQTGVNAFGLYQNFNNIQNVSVSAVAGEHEFACVQLHNTLMGRGDIIKETTLEIFNTKDKKEWNSVPVVSLNHVETPVTSPDVDLWDEFDRTIGHHFNLSIDLNACTGCGACVIACHAENNVPVVGKSEIRRSRDMHWLRIDRYYSSDESFEEDNIKKDEFSGLFGDKGSLGGFGELEHASENPQVAFQPVMCQHCNHAPCETVCPVAATSHGRQGQNQMAYNRCVGTRYCANNCPYKVRRFNWFLYNGNDEFDYHMNDDLGRMVLNPDVVVRSRGVMEKCSMCIQMTQKTVLDAKRDGREIKDGEFQTACSAACSSGAMVFGDINDKESKVAHLKEDNRMYHLLEHIGTKPNVIYQTKVRNTTEA; encoded by the coding sequence ATGTCATCAAACAAGAAATACTGGAAAAGTGTTGAAGAGCTAAACGAAGATAGCTCTATTGTTGAGGCGCTAAAACAAAACGAATTTGTTGCAGAAATTCCTGCCGACGAGTTTTTAGGTGATAAAGCAACGCTTGAGTCATCTTCAACAAGTCGAAGAGATTTCTTAAAATATGTTGGTTTTAGTACAGCAGCCGCTTCGCTTGCAGCTTGTGAAGGACCAGTTATTAAATCGATTCCTTATGTAGTTCAGCCGGAACAAATAATTCCTGGTGTTGCTAACTATTATGCAACAACTATAGCAGACGGTTTCGATTTTGCTAGTGTTTTAGTAAAAACACGAGAAGGTCGTCCTATTAAAATTGAGAACAATTCCTTAGCAAAAACTAACGGAAGTGCTAATGCAAGAGTTAATGCTTCGGTATTAGGATTGTATGATAGTTTAAGAGTTCAGGGACCTACAAAAGGAGGGAGCCCTGTATCTTGGAATGATTTTAATTCTGAAGTCGCTTCTAAATTATCATCTTTAAGTAGTGCAGGAAAAGAAATTGTTTTGTTAACACAAACATTTGCCAGTCCTTCTACAGAAAGATTAATCAATACATTTAAAGAAAAATACGGTAATGTACGTCATGTAGTTTATGATGCAATATCAGAATCTGCAGCTTTAGATGCTTACCAAGCAAAATACGGTCGTCGTGGTCTAGCTAATTATAACTTTGCTCAAGCAGAAACTATAGTTTCTTTTGGAGCAGATTTTATTGGCGATTGGCAAGGTGGTGGTTATGATGCAGGATATTCTAAAGGGCGTATTCCACAAGATGGTAAAATGTCTAAGCATATTCAGTTCGAGGCAAATATGTCTTTAACTGGAGCAAATGCAGATAAACGTGTACCTTCTACTCCAAGCCAACAAAAAATAGCTTTAGCTAAATTATACGGATATATTGTTGGTAGTTCTGTTGCAGGAACTTTACCAGAACATATAGAAGCAGCAGTTAAAACTACAGCAGCGCAACTTAAAAAAGCTGGTGCAGCAGGTGTTGTTGTAACAGGAATACAAGATGTAAATGCTCAAGCTTTAGTATTAGAAATTAATACAGCTTTAGGTAGTAGAGCGTTTAAGCCAAGAGTACCTGTGTTAACAAGACAAGGTAACGATAAGGATGTTGCGCAATTAGTTGCAGATATGAATTCGGGTCGTATTGGTGGAATTATTATGAGTGGAGTTAATCCATTATATAGTTTACCAAATGCAGCACAATTTGCTGAAGGATTAAAGAAAACAGAATTAGCTGTAACCTTCTCGATGAAATCGGATGAAACAGCTTCTCAAACAGAATATTTAGCTGCAGCTCCTCATTATTTAGAATCATGGGGTGATGTAGAATTAAAACGCGGACACTATGCGTTAACACAACCAACTATCCGTCCGTTGTTCGATACAAAACAATTCCAAGATGCTTTATTAACATGGACAGACAACTCAATGTCTTACCACGATTATATTAAAGAAACATGGAATGCTAGTATTTTAGGTGGTGCATCTTTCAATCAAGCCATTCACGATGGGTCATTTATTGCAGGTTCTCTAGGAGCTTTAGTAAATGGTGTGTCTAAGGAAACAGTTGAAGAAGTAAAAACGACTTTAAAAGAAAAGAAGCAAAGAACTTGGGCTGGTGGTGTTATTCATGATGCAGCAGTAGGTATAGGTCTTGCTAAAGAAGATAAAGACGAATATGTAACGTCTAAAACTTCTAAAACAGTTTCTAATGGAAACGGTATTTTAGGCGGTGAAGGTTTTGTTATCAATGAAATTTCTGGTGCAGCAGTAGCTTCTGCTTTAGTAAGCTCAGCAAATGCAGATGGATTAGAATTAGTATTATATTCTAAAACAGGAATGGGAGATGGTCAACAAGCCAATAACCCATGGTTACAAGAATTTCCAGATCCAATTACAAGAACATCTTGGGATAACTACTTAACAGTATCTAAAGCTGATGCAGAAGCATTAGGTTTAATGAACAAGCACGTTGCAAACGGAGGTTTAAATGGAAGTTATGCTAGTGTTACAGTAGATGGATATACTTTAGAAAAAGTACCTGTGCTTATTCAACCAGGTCAAGCTAAAGGTTCTGTTGGTTTATCGTTTGGTTACGGTAGAACTGCAGGATTAAAAGAAGAAATGCAGACTGGTGTAAACGCTTTTGGTTTATATCAAAACTTCAATAACATTCAAAACGTTAGTGTAAGTGCAGTTGCTGGTGAACATGAGTTTGCTTGTGTGCAATTACATAATACCTTAATGGGACGTGGCGATATTATTAAGGAAACCACTTTAGAAATCTTTAATACTAAAGATAAGAAAGAGTGGAATTCTGTTCCAGTGGTATCATTAAACCACGTTGAAACTCCTGTAACATCTCCAGATGTGGATTTATGGGATGAGTTTGATCGTACAATTGGACATCACTTTAATTTATCTATTGATTTAAATGCGTGTACAGGATGTGGTGCTTGTGTTATTGCATGTCACGCAGAAAACAATGTACCTGTTGTAGGTAAAAGTGAAATCCGTCGTAGCCGTGATATGCACTGGTTACGTATTGATAGATATTATTCTTCAGATGAATCTTTTGAAGAAGATAATATTAAGAAGGATGAATTTTCTGGTTTATTCGGAGATAAAGGTTCATTAGGTGGATTTGGAGAATTAGAACATGCTTCAGAAAATCCACAAGTGGCTTTCCAACCTGTAATGTGTCAACATTGTAATCACGCACCTTGTGAAACTGTATGTCCTGTAGCGGCAACATCACATGGTCGTCAAGGTCAAAACCAAATGGCATATAACCGTTGTGTAGGTACAAGATACTGTGCTAACAACTGTCCTTATAAAGTACGTCGTTTTAACTGGTTCTTATACAATGGTAACGATGAGTTCGATTACCATATGAATGATGACTTAGGACGTATGGTATTAAACCCAGACGTAGTAGTACGTTCTCGTGGAGTTATGGAAAAATGTTCTATGTGTATTCAAATGACACAGAAAACAGTTCTTGATGCTAAACGTGACGGACGTGAAATTAAAGATGGTGAATTCCAAACAGCATGTTCTGCAGCGTGTAGCAGTGGTGCCATGGTATTTGGAGATATTAATGACAAAGAAAGTAAGGTAGCACACCTTAAAGAAGATAATCGTATGTATCACTTGTTAGAGCATATTGGAACAAAACCTAATGTGATTTATCAGACAAAAGTGAGAAATACAACAGAAGCATAA
- a CDS encoding DUF3341 domain-containing protein — protein MESSKVIHAIYTDDDILMAAVKDVRLAKHHIEEVYTPFPVHGLDKAMGLAPTRLAITAFIYGCIGLIVATVMMNFIMIEDWPQDIGGKPSFSYLENMPAFVPIMFELTVFFAAHLMVITFYLRSKIWPFKEAENPDPRTTDDHFLMEIAVANNNESELTELLKNTGAVEINLVDKAH, from the coding sequence ATGGAATCTTCAAAAGTTATTCACGCTATTTATACAGACGACGATATTTTAATGGCTGCCGTTAAAGATGTACGTTTGGCAAAACATCATATAGAAGAAGTATATACACCATTTCCAGTTCACGGACTAGACAAAGCAATGGGATTAGCTCCAACACGTTTGGCAATCACCGCTTTTATTTATGGATGTATTGGTTTAATTGTAGCAACAGTGATGATGAATTTTATCATGATTGAAGATTGGCCTCAAGATATTGGAGGAAAACCAAGCTTTAGTTATTTAGAAAACATGCCTGCTTTCGTTCCAATTATGTTTGAACTTACAGTGTTCTTCGCAGCCCACTTAATGGTAATTACATTTTACTTACGTAGTAAAATATGGCCTTTTAAAGAAGCTGAAAACCCTGATCCAAGAACTACTGATGACCATTTTTTAATGGAAATTGCTGTAGCAAATAACAATGAATCAGAACTTACTGAATTGTTAAAAAATACAGGTGCAGTAGAAATTAATTTAGTAGATAAAGCACATTAA
- a CDS encoding c-type cytochrome: MKSLIKIFAIAVVLISVVSCQENGRPNYQFMPNMYESVGYETYSETTAFRNGVEAQLPAEGSVARGHIPFEIANDLDGYNLAKESLMSPLDSTQIDTKRGKELYDIYCGICHGMKGDGQGTLVKREKILGVPKYDDAGRNITVGSVYHTIYYGKNAMGSYSNQLLEEERWQVAAYVMELKADLEK; this comes from the coding sequence ATGAAAAGCTTAATAAAAATATTTGCAATAGCCGTAGTTTTAATATCTGTCGTTTCTTGTCAAGAAAACGGAAGACCTAACTATCAGTTTATGCCTAACATGTATGAGTCTGTGGGGTACGAAACATATAGTGAAACTACTGCATTTAGAAATGGAGTAGAAGCGCAATTACCTGCTGAAGGTTCGGTAGCAAGAGGACATATTCCTTTTGAAATCGCTAACGATTTAGATGGATATAATTTAGCAAAAGAAAGCTTAATGAGCCCTTTAGATTCAACTCAAATTGATACTAAAAGAGGTAAAGAATTATACGATATTTATTGTGGTATCTGTCACGGTATGAAAGGTGATGGTCAAGGTACTTTAGTAAAAAGAGAAAAGATTTTAGGAGTTCCTAAATACGATGATGCTGGACGTAATATTACTGTTGGTAGTGTATATCATACCATTTACTACGGTAAAAATGCAATGGGTTCTTATAGTAATCAATTGTTAGAAGAAGAGCGTTGGCAAGTAGCTGCTTATGTTATGGAACTTAAAGCAGATTTAGAAAAGTAA